One Spinacia oleracea cultivar Varoflay chromosome 4, BTI_SOV_V1, whole genome shotgun sequence DNA segment encodes these proteins:
- the LOC110801769 gene encoding uncharacterized protein, which yields MGNAPSTLTQYDIEEVQEHCNKLFNQQEIVSLYQRFCQLDRTAKGFISSDEFMSVPEFAMNPLAQRLLKMVDGLNFKDFVGFLSAFSAKASVEQKAALIFRVYDTDGNGKVTFNDILEVLCDMTGSFMSNEEREAVLTQLLQEAGYTRESYLIPDDFVKIFANSDTKMEVEVPVD from the exons ATGGGTAATGCTCCATCAACGCTTACCCAATATGATATTGAAGAAGTTCAAGAACACTGCAATAAATTAT TTAATCAGCAAGAGATAGTTTCTTTGTATCAAAGATTTTGCCAACTCGATCGGACTGCCAAAGGTTTTATTTCATCCGATGAATTTATGTCTGTGCCAGAGTTTGCAATGAACCCTTTAGCTCAG AGGTTGCTGAAGATGGTGGATGGTTTGAACTTTAAggattttgttggatttttatCTGCATTCAGTGCCAAAGCAAGCGTTGAGCAGAAAGCTGCGC TTATATTCAGGGTTTATGACACGGATGGAAATGGGAAGGTGACTTTCAATGACATTTTAGAAGTGCTATGCGACATGACTGGTTCATTCATGTCAAATGAGGAAAGAGAG GCGGTCTTGACGCAATTGTTGCAGGAAGCCGGCTACACAAGGGAATCTTATTTGATCCCGGATGATTTTGTGAAG ATTTTTGCAAATTCGGACACAAAGATGGAGGTAGAGGTACCTGTTGATTAA
- the LOC130471914 gene encoding uncharacterized protein yields MDEQSTAKKPMIIEGCCCSSSSSSRSNDNKRNIVEILNNRLEVLEQEAAKMKNMLVVCMYERREIITEIMQLFQTLRTHIHGSEMKHPLNFYQASQHQNIGLLQALWEDSNPFLVLRGSTKANIIR; encoded by the exons ATGGATGAACAATCTACCGCGAAGAAACCTATGATTATTGAAGGTTGTTGTTGCAGtagtagcagcagcagcagaagCAATGACAACAAAAGAAATATCGTGGAAATCCTGAACAACAGACTAGAAGTACTTGAACAAGAAGCTGCAAAAATGAAGAATATGTTGGTTGTTTGCATgtatgagaggagagagattatCACTGAGATCATGCAACTGTTCCAGACTCTAAGAACACATATTCATGGTTCTGAAATGAAACATCCCCTCAATTTTTATCAG GCGTCACAGCACCAGAATATTGGTCTATTACAAGCTCTATGGGAAGATTCAAATCCATTCCTGGTATTGAGGGGTTCTACCAAGGCAAATATCATTCGCTAG
- the LOC110801755 gene encoding tRNase Z TRZ3, mitochondrial, which produces MSQITTLRLLINHSPPIFFKPRNLQLPIRRFSLRTIFSSLPKKQQTNLQSSPATPLKFKTRNKSSLAEKNKVEEGAKMVDTDSSGFNRSRAEGRDKSDKPKKPQLKIRKLNPVNTICYVQILGTGMDTQDTSPSVLLFFDKQRFIFNAGEGLQRYCTEHRIKLSKIDHIFLSRVCSETAGGLPGLLLTLAGIGEEGICVNMWGPSNLKHLVAAMKAFIPNAAMVHTRSFGPSQDTDEMAMSDLSKFSEPIELINDEVIKLSAILLRPNEDNESTEDESKIIIKPGDLSVIYICELPEIQGKFDPEKAKALGLRAGPKYRELQHGNSVKSDHLDIMVHPSDVMDPSIPGPIVVLVDCPTTSHFQNLLSVDSLNIHYADCSSKFPEKAKPVNCVIHLSPSSVSSSPAYQVWMKRFGDAQHIMAGHERKNAEIPILKSSARIAARLNYLCPRFFPAPGFWSLRSTDTFSLNSNSSTQGPESTISAENLLKFNLRPYANLGLDRSSIPASTGPTQILDELRAEIPEIEDAVQEVKQLWDSPEEVIGGEISLQNNDSAIEEPWFDELGPPSCLQNITREDMEIVLLGTGSSQPSKYRNVSSIYINLFSKGSLLFDCGEGTLGQLKRRFGVEGADDAVRKLRCIWISHIHADHHTGLARILALRRDLLKGVPHEPLLVVGPGQLTRFLNAYQKLEELDMQFLDCRNTTQPSWDSFEGSLNSDIDSSSSLSSSPTTNHGVNVDSTLFVKGTPMQSYWKRPSSPVGNAASMEKLFHLKKVLQDSGLETLISFPVVHCPQAFGVVLQAGDRINSIGEVIPGWKMVYSGDTRPCQALIDASRGATVLIHEATFEDALVDEAVARNHSTTKEAIEVGEEAGVYRIILTHFSQRYPKIPVFEDVHMHNTCIGFDMMSINMADLHVLPKVLPHLKLLFKTEMGIDESEDLLHEAVSTA; this is translated from the exons ATGTCCCAAATCACAACTCTCCGCCTCCTAATCAACCATTCTCCTCCAATTTTCTTCAAACCCAGAAACCTGCAACTCCCAATCAGGCGTTTCTCTCTTCGCACTATCTTCTCATCCTTACCCAAGAAACAGCAAACGAACTTGCAATCTTCTcctgcaacaccccttaagttCAAAACCAGAAATAAGAGCTCTTTGGCTGAGAAGAACAAGGTAGAAGAAGGTGCAAAAATGGTGGACACTGATTCTTCTGGGTTTAACAGGAGTAGGGCTGAGGGTAGAGATAAGTCTGATAAGCCTAAGAAACCTCAGCTTAAAATTCGAAAGCTTAATCCTGTTAATACCATTTGCTATGTTCAG ATTCTAGGAACTGGAATGGATACTCAAGATACATCACCTTCAGTGTTGCTTTTTTTCGACAAGCAAAGGTTTATCTTTAATGCTGGAGAG GGTTTGCAGCGTTATTGCACAGAGCACAGGATTAAGCTGTCAAAG ATAGATCACATATTTCTTTCTCGAGTCTGCTCGGAAACTGCTGGGGGGCTTCCAG GTCTTTTGTTGACTTTGGCTGGAATAGGGGAAGAAGGAATATGT GTCAACATGTGGGGCCCCTCAAATCTCAAGCATTTGGTTGCGGCAATGAAGGCTTTCATTCCGAACGCTGCCATGGTTCACACTCGTAGCTTTGGGCCCTCACAGGACACTGATGAGATGGCTATGTCTGATTTATCAAAATTTTCAGAACCAATTGAACTTATCAATGATGAGGTTATTAAATTGTCAGCCATTCTCTTGCGACCGAACGAGGATAATGAGAGTACTGAAGATGaatcaaaaataattataaaacctGGAGATCTTTCTGTAATCTATATCTGTGAATTACCCGAAATTCAGGGTAAATTTGATCCTGAAAAAGCTAAGGCTCTTGGACTGAGAGCCGGGCCAAAATATCGGGAACTGCAACATGGAAACTCAGTAAAATCAGATCATCTTGATATTATG GTTCATCCTTCAGACGTGATGGATCCTTCTATTCCTGGACCTATAGTGGTTCTTGTCGATTGTCCAACAACATCTCACTTTCAAAATTTATTGTCCGTGGATTCTCTCAATATACACTACGCGGATTGCTCTAGCAAGTTTCCTGAAAAGGCCAAGCCAGTGAATTGTGTAATTCATTTAAGTCCATCATCTGTTTCAAGTAGTCCTGCTTATCAGGTTTGGATGAAGAGATTCGGCGATGCACAACACATCATGGCTGGACATGAAag GAAAAATGCTGAAATTCCAATTCTTAAATCAAGTGCTAGGATTGCTGCAAGACTGAATTATTTGTGTCCTCGATTCTTCCCTGCTCCTGGGTTTTGGTCTCTTCGAAGTACAGACACTTTTTCATTAAACTCCAACTCTTCAACTCAG GGTCCTGAATCCACCATCTCCGCTGAGAATCTTCTTAAG TTCAATTTGCGTCCGTATGCAAACCTTGGTTTGGATAGATCTTCTATCCCTGCCTCTACTGGTCCAACTCAAATTTTAGATGAGTTACGCGCTGAAATTCCAGAAATTGAAGATGCAGTGCAGGAAGTTAAGCAGTTGTGGGATAGTCCCGAAGAAGTCATCGGAGGAGAAATATCTTTACAGAATAACGATTCTGCTATAGAAGAGCCATGGTTTGATGAGCTTGGTCCCCCTAGTTGTTTGCAAAATATAACCCGAGAAGATATGGAGATTGTCCTTCTTGGTACTGGTTCATCCCAGCCCTCCAAATACCGTAACGTGAGCTCTATCTACATAAATCTTTTCTCGAAAGGAAGCTTGCTTTTTGATTGTGGTGAAGGCACATTGGGTCAGCTCAAGAGAAG ATTTGGTGTAGAAGGTGCTGATGATGCTGTGAGAAAATTAAGATGCATATGGATTTCACATATTCATGCCGATCATCATACAGGTCTAGCAAGAATTCTTGCTCTACGCCGTGATTTATTGAAAGGAGTCCCTCACGAACCTTTGTTAGTGGTGGGGCCCGGTCAACTGACGAGGTTTCTAAACGCATACCAAAAACTCGAGGAGCTAGATATGCAGTTTCTGGATTGCAGGAATACAACTCAACCCTCTTGGGATTCATTTGAGGGTTCTCTTAACTCAGATATAGACTCATCATCGTCATTATCATCATCTCCTACGACTAATCATGGAGTTAATGTCGATTCTACACTCTTTGTTAAAGGAACCCCTATGCAGAGCTACTGGAAGAGACCTAGTAGCCCAGTAGGAAATGCTGCATCTATGGAAAAACTATTTCATTTGAAGAAAGTGTTGCAAGATTCGGGGCTAGAGACTTTGATAAGTTTCCCGGTTGTGCACTGTCCACAAGCTTTTGGCGTTGTTCTTCAAGCAGGTGATAGAATCAACAGTATTGGTGAAGTAATACCAGGGTGGAAAATGGTGTATTCTGGAGATACAAGACCTTGTCAGGCGCTTATAGATGCATCTCGTGGTGCTACCGTTCTAATACACGAg GCAACCTTTGAGGACGCGTTGGTAGACGAGGCTGTGGCTAGAAACCATAGCACTACGAAAGAAGCCATTGAAGTGGGTGAAGAAGCTGGTGTATATCGCATAATTCTTACACATTTCAGCCAACGATACCCAAAGATTCCCGTGTTTGAAGACGTACACATGCATAATACGTGTATCGGTTTTGATATGATGAGCATTAACATGGCAGATTTGCATGTTCTTCCTAAGGTTCTTCCTCACCTCAAACTTCTATTTAAAACTGAAATGGGTATTGATGAATCAGAAGATCTTCTTCATGAGGCAGTTAGCACAGCTTAg
- the LOC110801756 gene encoding photosynthetic NDH subunit of subcomplex B 3, chloroplastic isoform X1, translating into MISSTALHLNTLSSNFSTSNNFKHITKHIIRTTSNRNNVIRFKFNNYTSKIRAVGTIPERDQATDEANEEEELEPPYVGFAFVSSVLLPDGTPDMHLRSATGGQKLRDIMLDNDIDLYGPYARPLLNCAGGGTCASCMVEVIEGKELLNPRTEKEKEHLKKKPKNWRLACQITVGTPESRGMVVIQQLPEWKAHEWKYEKDGPIVSE; encoded by the exons atgatTAGCAGTACTGCTCTTCACTTGAACACTTTATCCTCAAATTTCTCAACTTCtaacaacttcaaacacataaCAAAACACATTATTAGAACAACCAGCAACAGAAACAATGTAATTAGGTTTAAGTTTAACAATTATACAAGCAAAATCAGAGCTGTTGGAACTATTCCAGAGAGAGATCAAGCTACTGATGAAGCAAATGAGGAAGAAGAACTCGAACCACCTTATGTTGGATTTGCATTTGTCAGT TCAGTGTTACTCCCTGATGGAACGCCTGATATGCATTTGCGGTCAGCAACGGGTGGACAGAAGTTAAGGGATATAATGTTGGATAATGATATTGACCTTTATGGACCTTAT GCAAGGCCATTGTTAAACTGTGCCGGTGGTGGAACATGTGCATCATGCATGGTGGAG GTGATTGAAGGCAAGGAGCTTCTTAATCCCAGGACTGAAAAAGAGAAAGAACATCTAAAGaag AAGCCAAAGAATTGGAGACTTGCTTGTCAAATTACAGTTGGTACACCAGAATCTAGAGGAATG GTTGTAATCCAGCAACTACCAGAATGGAAAGCACATGAATGGAAATATGAAAAAGATGGCCCTATTGTTTCTGAGTAG
- the LOC110801756 gene encoding photosynthetic NDH subunit of subcomplex B 3, chloroplastic isoform X2: protein MISSTALHLNTLSSNFSTSNNFKHITKHIIRTTSNRNNVIRFKFNNYTSKIRAVGTIPERDQATDEANEEEELEPPYVGFAFVSARPLLNCAGGGTCASCMVEVIEGKELLNPRTEKEKEHLKKKPKNWRLACQITVGTPESRGMVVIQQLPEWKAHEWKYEKDGPIVSE, encoded by the exons atgatTAGCAGTACTGCTCTTCACTTGAACACTTTATCCTCAAATTTCTCAACTTCtaacaacttcaaacacataaCAAAACACATTATTAGAACAACCAGCAACAGAAACAATGTAATTAGGTTTAAGTTTAACAATTATACAAGCAAAATCAGAGCTGTTGGAACTATTCCAGAGAGAGATCAAGCTACTGATGAAGCAAATGAGGAAGAAGAACTCGAACCACCTTATGTTGGATTTGCATTTGTCAGT GCAAGGCCATTGTTAAACTGTGCCGGTGGTGGAACATGTGCATCATGCATGGTGGAG GTGATTGAAGGCAAGGAGCTTCTTAATCCCAGGACTGAAAAAGAGAAAGAACATCTAAAGaag AAGCCAAAGAATTGGAGACTTGCTTGTCAAATTACAGTTGGTACACCAGAATCTAGAGGAATG GTTGTAATCCAGCAACTACCAGAATGGAAAGCACATGAATGGAAATATGAAAAAGATGGCCCTATTGTTTCTGAGTAG
- the LOC110801789 gene encoding aquaporin TIP2-1, giving the protein MAIAFGRFDDSFSWASIKAYIAEFISTLLFVFAGVGSCIAFAKLTEDAALSPSGLVAVAVCHAFALFVAVSVGANISGGHVNPAVTFGLALGGQITILTGILYWIAQCAGSVAACFLLKASTGGLATPIHSVAAGVGSIEAVVMEIIITFALVYTVYATAVDPKKGSIGTIAPIAIGFIVGANILAAGPFSGGSMNPARSFGPAVASLDFSDHWVYWVGPLVGGGLAGLIYGNVFMQDDHAPLSNEY; this is encoded by the exons ATGGCAATTGCTTTTGGAAGATTTGATGATTCTTTCAGTTGGGCCTCAATTAAGGCTTACATTGCTGAGTTTATCTCTACCTTGCTCTTTGTCTTTGCTGGAGTTGGCTCTTGCATTGCTTTCG CCAAGTTGACAGAAGATGCAGCCCTAAGCCCATCAGGGTTAGTAGCAGTAGCAGTGTGCCATGCATTTGCCCTATTTGTTGCAGTCTCAGTAGGTGCTAACATCTCCGGCGGTCACGTCAACCCCGCCGTCACCTTCGGCTTGGCCCTCGGCGGTCAAATCACCATCCTCACCGGTATTCTTTACTGGATTGCCCAGTGTGCTGGTTCTGTTGCTGCTTGTTTCCTCCTCAAGGCTTCCACTGGTGGCTTG GCAACTCCAATCCACAGTGTTGCAGCAGGAGTAGGATCAATTGAAGCAGTAGTAATGGAGATCATCATAACATTTGCATTGGTATACACTGTCTATGCAACTGCAGTTGACCCTAAGAAGGGTTCCATTGGTACCATTGCACCTATTGCTATTGGGTTCATTGTTGGAGCCAACATCTTAGCCGCCGGCCCGTTCTCTGGTGGTTCAATGAACCCAGCCCGTTCATTCGGCCCGGCTGTCGCTAGTCTTGACTTCTCGGACCACTGGGTCTACTGGGTTGGACCCCTTGTTGGTGGTGGTTTGGCTGGTCTTATCTATGGCAATGTTTTCATGCAAGATGACCATGCTCCTCTCTCAAATGAGTACTAA